Sequence from the Diadema setosum chromosome 18, eeDiaSeto1, whole genome shotgun sequence genome:
GAGTTCAAAATTGGCATTGCACAGCAACGCCAATGCGTCCTGCTGTGTGTCGGTCAGCCGAGGTGATGGGAAGGACTGTATTAGCGCGCTCAGGCCCTTCGTCAGCGACTTCTGCACACGCTGTAACTTGGCATCTCTACTGCGTGTGTGTTGCGGTAGGTTATCCCAGATCGGGCCGTTCACCTTCGGTGTAGCGAGGTAAACACAGTTGCTCGGGGCTGGATACTTAGATGCCGTCTCTTCCAACACTTTTTCTTCTAGAGGGTGGCTTATGAGGTAAGTAGTAGAGCTGGCTAAGTCCTCGTCTACCGGTAGCCCTGTATCACCCGGCTTGGCAAATTTTGCTGCGAGAACGGGGATTTCTAGCACGTCTGCCGCGTCTGACGCAAATTCGCCTTCTTCTCTGTTGGCTTCGCCCGTGTCACGCACGTGCGGCTCCCCGCACTGTTGAAAATCAGTTTCCATAGGAATTTCACACTGTCCGGCGCTGTGCGCCTCATCGTACGCCACAAAATGGCGCGATGCCGGTTTCGGCGGCGTGGAGTTTACACTGGGCAGCGCGTCGACCACTTTACTCAGAAGACTTTCCAGTCTCGATAGTCTGTCCTCGACATCCGAGGATTTTTCGGCCGTCTTTGGGCCCTGCTTCGCTTGCGGCACTTTACCCGCCATGTTAGTACCGGAAACCGTGACCGACTTAACTAGTTTCTTTTTCGGCTTGACTTGTTTGCCTGTCGGAGGGGAACGTTCTTCGCAAACAACGTTGGTGTTTGCCACTGCGCCGGGCTTAGCCGGATGATGCAGCTGTTCTTGGGGCTGTTGTACCTCCATCACCGTAGCCACCGCGTGACTTTCGTGGAATGAGGCCGCTAGAAAAGGCTGTGCTTGCCGCCTTGCTAAGCACCGAATAATCGTTGTACGATATAGGAAGATAGCGGAATCTAAATTCCACTAACTGCTGGTTTCTAGAACCGTTAGTACCGCGAAATGCGAAAAAAGATCAGAATTTTAGACTGCGATAAGGGAACTGCGTTCGAATACTCGTGCGTAGAAAAGCGATATGACTGCGCGTGCGCAAAGCGGGTCTCTCAATGTAGTCTCTTTCGGAGACTCCagaagtaaaatatcaaaaatccttcataaattcccccaaaattctcggctccctaccaaaagttaatcgtttgttacttgtgtcattctcaacctttcctgcaagtttcatcccaatccgttgactactttttgagttattttgcacacgaacaaacacacaaaccaacgataacgaaaacataacctcctcccttggcggaggcaACAACgataacgaaaacataacctcctcccttggcggaggtaataaaagcatgcaaatatttttgcttgccatatataTGTTCCAATACTgcagttgatgtcttgattccgcggaagtaaaaacatgtgaaactcttcttacttGGCCGAGCACGAAACATTagtcacgcaaaaatatccacttttaccgTAAGTCTAACCTTCCATCAAACATCCATCCAATATGT
This genomic interval carries:
- the LOC140242142 gene encoding uncharacterized protein gives rise to the protein MEVQQPQEQLHHPAKPGAVANTNVVCEERSPPTGKQVKPKKKLVKSVTVSGTNMAGKVPQAKQGPKTAEKSSDVEDRLSRLESLLSKVVDALPSVNSTPPKPASRHFVAYDEAHSAGQCEIPMETDFQQCGEPHVRDTGEANREEGEFASDAADVLEIPVLAAKFAKPGDTGLPVDEDLASSTTYLISHPLEEKVLEETASKYPAPSNCVYLATPKVNGPIWDNLPQHTRSRDAKLQRVQKSLTKGLSALIQSFPSPRLTDTQQDALALLCNANFELNSLRKELIKPDMAATYSHLCKPSTPVTKFLFGDELGKRMKDLKEEQKAASGVMRNPISRPQSSTYHPYRGAAFSKRQYRSAGWTASSAASTHRPTAGGSSRPFLGQRPQWGHSKQPPPRTASRPPQQAPQHRPPMQRKK